A window of the Streptomyces sp. Ag109_O5-10 genome harbors these coding sequences:
- a CDS encoding DUF6010 family protein, which translates to MRYIAPILIGLGYVLLMSLVREPHRRRLNAVTVGGAGAAYLSGGGLGGWEFAFTALATYVAYRGLDSWTFVGVGWLLHTAWDVVHDIKGSPLIPFFLDSSFGCALCDPVIALWCFLGGVSVWRTDEFRKAVRSTS; encoded by the coding sequence ATGCGTTACATCGCACCGATCCTCATCGGCCTCGGCTACGTCCTGCTCATGTCCCTCGTCCGCGAACCGCACCGGCGCCGCCTCAACGCGGTGACGGTCGGCGGCGCGGGTGCCGCGTACCTGAGCGGCGGTGGCCTGGGCGGCTGGGAGTTCGCGTTCACCGCACTGGCCACGTACGTCGCCTACCGGGGCCTGGACTCCTGGACCTTCGTCGGCGTCGGCTGGCTCCTGCACACCGCGTGGGACGTCGTCCACGACATCAAGGGCTCGCCGCTGATCCCGTTCTTCCTCGACTCGTCGTTCGGGTGCGCGCTCTGCGACCCGGTGATCGCGCTGTGGTGCTTCCTGGGCGGGGTGTCGGTGTGGCGGACCGATGAGTTTCGCAAGGCCGTGCGGTCCACCTCCTGA
- a CDS encoding carbohydrate ABC transporter permease, giving the protein MTVTTAPYAATPVRATRPPSARLRAWATRAPLLPALVFMIVVTQLPFVATVVISFFDWNSLYPKARHFAGVDNYRQVLTDADLRHSVWTTVLLTVTVVLVSLVLGLALALLLNNRFRGRGVVRTLLIAPFLVVPVAAALLWKHVLYNPEYGLLNGLLHYVGGPQPDWISNTPLLAVEAALVWQWTPFMMLILLAGLQSRDPEQIEAARVDGANEWQVFRHLTLPHLRRYLELGALLGCIYIVQNFDAVFTITSGGLGTANLPYTVYQSFYQAHENGLASAAGVLVVIGSIIIATFALRVVSSLFREEASRA; this is encoded by the coding sequence ATGACCGTGACGACAGCCCCCTACGCAGCGACACCCGTACGCGCCACGCGGCCGCCCTCCGCCCGCCTGCGCGCCTGGGCCACCCGGGCCCCCCTCCTGCCCGCCCTGGTCTTCATGATCGTCGTGACGCAGCTGCCCTTCGTGGCCACGGTGGTCATCTCCTTCTTCGACTGGAACTCCCTCTACCCGAAGGCCCGCCACTTCGCCGGCGTCGACAACTACCGCCAGGTCCTCACCGACGCCGACCTGCGCCACTCGGTCTGGACGACCGTGCTGCTCACCGTGACCGTGGTCCTGGTCAGCCTGGTCCTCGGCCTCGCCCTCGCACTGCTCCTGAACAACAGGTTCCGCGGCCGGGGCGTCGTGCGCACCCTGCTGATCGCCCCGTTCCTGGTGGTCCCGGTCGCCGCCGCCCTGCTCTGGAAGCACGTCCTCTACAACCCGGAGTACGGCCTCCTCAACGGCCTGTTGCACTACGTCGGCGGACCGCAGCCCGACTGGATCTCCAACACCCCGCTGCTGGCCGTGGAGGCCGCCCTGGTGTGGCAGTGGACGCCGTTCATGATGCTGATCCTGCTCGCCGGGCTGCAGAGCCGGGACCCCGAGCAGATCGAGGCGGCGCGGGTCGACGGCGCGAACGAATGGCAGGTCTTCCGCCACCTCACCCTTCCCCACCTGCGCCGCTACCTCGAACTCGGCGCCCTGCTGGGCTGCATCTACATCGTCCAGAACTTCGACGCGGTCTTCACCATCACGTCCGGCGGCCTGGGCACCGCCAACCTCCCCTACACCGTGTACCAGAGCTTCTACCAGGCCCATGAGAACGGCCTCGCCTCGGCCGCCGGCGTCCTGGTCGTCATCGGCTCGATCATCATCGCGACCTTCGCCCTGCGCGTGGTGTCGTCCCTGTTCCGCGAGGAGGCGTCCCGCGCATGA
- a CDS encoding 5-dehydro-4-deoxyglucarate dehydratase — MTPAPLAARLRDPRGPLFFPVTAYGPDGSLDLDAYREHVRRGVEAGAAAVFACCGTGEFHALLPEEFETCVGAAVEAAGGRVPVVAGAGYGTALAVRYARLAEAAGADGLLAMPPYLVVAGQEGLLRHYREVAAATGLPVIVYQRDNAVFAPPTVVELARTEGVIGFKDGLGDLDLMQRIVSAVRTEAPGDFLYFNGLPTAEQTQLAYQAIGIDLYSSAVFCFVPEIALAFHAALREGDRATAERLLDGFYRPFVELRAQGRGYAVSLVKAGVRLRGLDVGEVRPPLHEPAEDHVKQLAQLIERGYALLEEGA; from the coding sequence GTGACGCCAGCCCCTCTCGCCGCCCGGCTCCGTGACCCGCGCGGGCCGCTCTTCTTCCCCGTCACCGCCTACGGCCCCGACGGCTCCCTCGACCTCGACGCCTACCGCGAGCACGTCCGCCGCGGGGTCGAGGCCGGTGCCGCCGCCGTCTTCGCCTGCTGCGGCACCGGGGAGTTCCACGCGCTGCTCCCGGAGGAGTTCGAGACCTGCGTGGGCGCGGCCGTGGAAGCGGCCGGCGGGCGGGTACCGGTGGTGGCCGGCGCCGGCTACGGCACCGCACTCGCCGTACGCTACGCGCGTCTCGCCGAGGCCGCCGGCGCCGACGGCCTCCTCGCCATGCCGCCCTACCTGGTCGTCGCCGGCCAGGAGGGCCTGCTCCGGCACTACCGCGAGGTGGCGGCGGCCACCGGTCTCCCCGTGATCGTCTACCAGCGCGACAACGCCGTGTTCGCCCCGCCCACCGTCGTCGAACTCGCCCGCACCGAGGGCGTCATCGGCTTCAAGGACGGCCTCGGCGACCTGGACCTCATGCAGCGCATCGTCAGCGCCGTCCGCACCGAGGCCCCCGGCGACTTCCTCTACTTCAACGGCCTGCCCACCGCCGAGCAGACCCAGCTCGCCTACCAGGCCATCGGCATCGACCTCTACTCCTCCGCCGTCTTCTGCTTCGTCCCCGAGATCGCCCTCGCCTTCCACGCCGCCCTGCGCGAGGGCGACCGGGCGACGGCCGAGCGCCTGCTGGACGGCTTCTACCGCCCGTTCGTCGAACTCCGCGCCCAGGGCCGGGGCTACGCCGTCTCGCTGGTCAAGGCGGGAGTACGGCTGCGCGGCCTGGACGTCGGCGAGGTCCGCCCCCCGCTGCACGAGCCGGCCGAGGACCACGTGAAGCAGCTCGCCCAGCTAATCGAGCGCGGGTACGCACTGCTGGAGGAGGGCGCGTGA
- a CDS encoding GntR family transcriptional regulator, whose translation MTSVPVPIPSRTQFVLDAIKHRILTGRLTPGQALVETELAAQFGVSKTPVREALKTLAGTGLVVMSQYKGVTVRRVDADMAREVYDVRLLLEPEALRRAVRRGASLDAARDALTRAGDATDTAERSLANRDFHRALYLPCGNPLLGRMLDEVRDQAALVSAVAWAASPSWEQEAGEHREILRLALDGDADGAARALHTHIASFVDRAFPRAAGHAEQEGQE comes from the coding sequence ATGACCTCTGTGCCCGTGCCGATTCCGTCGCGGACGCAGTTCGTGCTGGACGCGATCAAGCACCGCATCCTGACAGGGCGGCTGACGCCCGGTCAGGCCCTGGTGGAGACCGAGCTCGCCGCGCAGTTCGGGGTGTCCAAGACGCCCGTGCGGGAGGCGCTCAAGACCCTCGCCGGGACCGGGCTGGTCGTGATGAGCCAGTACAAGGGCGTCACGGTGCGCAGGGTGGACGCGGACATGGCGCGGGAGGTCTACGACGTGCGGCTGCTCCTGGAACCCGAGGCGCTGCGGCGGGCCGTCCGGCGAGGCGCCTCCCTCGACGCCGCCCGGGACGCCCTCACCCGTGCCGGCGACGCCACCGACACCGCCGAACGCTCCCTCGCCAACCGCGACTTCCACCGCGCCCTCTACCTCCCGTGCGGCAACCCGCTCCTCGGCCGGATGCTCGACGAGGTCCGCGACCAGGCCGCCCTCGTCTCCGCGGTCGCCTGGGCCGCCTCCCCATCCTGGGAGCAGGAGGCCGGTGAGCACCGGGAGATCCTGCGGCTGGCGCTGGACGGTGACGCCGACGGTGCCGCCCGCGCCCTGCACACCCACATCGCGTCCTTCGTCGACCGGGCGTTTCCCCGGGCGGCAGGCCACGCGGAACAGGAAGGCCAGGAATGA
- a CDS encoding MFS transporter — MTTSTSWAAARQLRDRNAALYLTGVVVSGFGTSALWLVSGVWVKGLTGSDGLAALCTAALWAPTLLGPALGTLADRVRRKPLVVRANLALALLLLPLWTVRSAASVWLLFAVLVLYGAAGVVEDAANSALVVAAVDPALLGDFNGLRMTAREGMKLVAPLTGAALYTAYGGPAVALLDACTFVLAAGLCALLRVREERPGRAPRGRWREQTAEGVRLIRANPAVRSLVRAGGATMCLASLGSGLNYAVVAALGHSPAYLGVLYAVQGLGSVGVGLVSGPALRRLGERRFAACGIALTGVAVAGRAVPCDLSLLACSLAGGLGLPCVLIAAYTAVQRGIPAAALGRATATADTLMFTPNVLGLAVGAALVELVDHRLLLPVFGGALLLTAGALGQRSASRTAARSPSDANPA; from the coding sequence ATGACGACCAGCACCTCCTGGGCCGCGGCCCGCCAGCTCCGCGACCGCAACGCGGCCCTGTACCTCACCGGCGTCGTGGTGTCCGGCTTCGGCACCTCCGCGCTCTGGCTCGTGTCCGGCGTCTGGGTCAAGGGCCTCACCGGCTCCGACGGCCTGGCCGCCCTGTGCACCGCCGCGCTCTGGGCCCCCACCCTCCTCGGCCCCGCGCTCGGCACCCTCGCCGACCGCGTGCGCCGCAAACCCCTGGTGGTCCGCGCGAACCTCGCGCTCGCGCTGCTCCTGCTGCCGCTCTGGACGGTTCGCTCCGCCGCCTCCGTGTGGCTGCTCTTCGCCGTCCTCGTCCTCTACGGCGCGGCGGGCGTCGTCGAGGACGCGGCGAACTCCGCGCTGGTCGTCGCCGCCGTCGACCCGGCGCTCCTCGGTGACTTCAACGGGCTGCGGATGACCGCCCGTGAGGGCATGAAGCTGGTCGCCCCGCTGACCGGCGCCGCGCTGTACACGGCGTACGGCGGGCCGGCCGTGGCGCTGCTGGACGCCTGCACCTTCGTGCTGGCGGCGGGGCTGTGCGCGCTGCTCCGGGTGCGGGAGGAGCGGCCCGGACGGGCACCGCGCGGCAGGTGGCGCGAGCAGACCGCCGAAGGGGTCCGGCTGATCCGGGCGAACCCGGCCGTGCGCTCGCTGGTGCGGGCCGGCGGCGCCACGATGTGCCTCGCCTCGCTCGGCAGCGGCCTGAACTACGCCGTCGTGGCCGCCCTCGGTCACTCCCCCGCCTATCTGGGGGTGCTGTACGCCGTCCAGGGCCTCGGCTCGGTGGGCGTCGGGCTGGTCTCGGGACCCGCGCTGCGGCGGCTCGGGGAGCGGCGGTTCGCGGCGTGCGGGATCGCGCTGACGGGGGTGGCGGTGGCGGGGCGGGCGGTGCCATGTGACCTATCACTGCTCGCCTGCAGCCTGGCCGGTGGTCTCGGCCTCCCCTGTGTCCTGATCGCCGCCTACACCGCCGTACAGCGCGGGATCCCGGCCGCCGCGCTGGGGCGGGCGACCGCGACGGCCGACACGCTGATGTTCACACCGAACGTGCTCGGACTGGCCGTCGGGGCCGCCCTCGTCGAACTCGTCGACCACCGGCTGCTGTTGCCCGTGTTCGGCGGGGCGCTGCTGCTCACCGCCGGGGCACTGGGTCAGCGCAGTGCCTCCCGCACCGCGGCCAGGTCGCCGTCGGACGCCAACCCGGCGTGA
- a CDS encoding NAD(P)-dependent oxidoreductase has translation MPTPRTLLLTGAAGGLGTLMRSLLPEYGYELRLFDVRPVEGAPEAITADLGDKDALRAAVQGVDAVLHLAGISLEAPFEKILRSNIEGTYNLYEAAREAGVPRIVFASSNHAVGFTPAPRAGDPLIPVATPRRPDTFYGLSKSFGEDLAQLYWDKHGLETVSVRIGSCFAEPADVRMLSVWMSPADGARLFHAALTAEEVGHTVVYGSSANTRLWWDLSTARALGYEPQDDSERFAEKLIAEHGELDPEKPAHTHLGGRFVDDPPVWPY, from the coding sequence ATGCCCACGCCCCGCACGCTACTGCTCACCGGTGCCGCCGGCGGACTCGGCACCCTGATGCGGTCCTTGCTCCCGGAGTACGGCTACGAGCTGCGCCTGTTCGACGTGCGCCCGGTCGAGGGCGCACCGGAGGCGATCACCGCCGACCTGGGCGACAAGGACGCGCTGCGGGCCGCCGTACAGGGCGTGGACGCGGTACTGCACCTGGCGGGGATCTCCCTGGAAGCACCGTTCGAGAAGATCCTCCGCTCGAACATCGAGGGCACCTACAACCTGTACGAGGCCGCGCGCGAGGCCGGCGTGCCGCGCATCGTCTTCGCCTCCTCCAACCACGCCGTCGGCTTCACCCCGGCCCCGCGCGCCGGCGATCCGCTGATCCCGGTCGCCACCCCGCGCCGCCCGGACACCTTCTACGGCCTGTCCAAGTCGTTCGGCGAGGACCTCGCCCAGCTGTACTGGGACAAGCACGGCCTGGAGACGGTCTCCGTCCGCATCGGCTCCTGCTTCGCCGAGCCGGCCGACGTGCGGATGCTCTCGGTGTGGATGAGCCCCGCCGACGGCGCGCGCCTCTTCCACGCGGCGCTGACCGCCGAGGAGGTCGGCCACACCGTCGTCTACGGCTCGTCGGCCAACACCCGGCTGTGGTGGGACCTGAGCACCGCGCGGGCGCTCGGTTACGAGCCGCAGGACGACTCCGAGCGGTTCGCCGAGAAGCTGATCGCCGAGCACGGCGAACTGGACCCGGAGAAGCCGGCCCACACCCACCTCGGCGGCCGGTTCGTCGACGACCCGCCTGTCTGGCCGTACTGA
- a CDS encoding dihydrodipicolinate synthase family protein, giving the protein MSSVLFESQRAALADVVAIPVTPFAADGGVDQDAHRALLRRLLDGGVRTLTPNGNTGEFYALAPQERQLVTELTLDEAGDRAAVLAGVGHDIATAVAGARHAREHGAQMVMVHQPVHPYVSQAGWVDYHRAVAAAVPELGVVPYIRNPQLPGARLAELADACPNVIGVKYAVPDAAKFAAFARDAGLDRFVWVAGLAEPYAPSYFSAGATGFTSGLVNVAPAVSLTMIEALRSGDYPAAMKVWERIRRFEELRAADGSADNVTVVKEALAALGLCRRDVRPPSRQLPEERRAEVAAIAAGWSL; this is encoded by the coding sequence ATGAGCAGCGTGCTGTTCGAGAGCCAACGGGCGGCGCTGGCCGACGTGGTGGCCATCCCGGTGACCCCGTTCGCCGCGGACGGCGGCGTCGACCAGGACGCCCACCGGGCCCTGCTGCGCCGGCTCCTCGACGGCGGCGTCCGCACCCTCACCCCCAACGGCAACACCGGTGAGTTCTACGCCCTCGCCCCGCAGGAGCGGCAGCTGGTCACCGAGCTGACCCTCGACGAGGCCGGGGACCGGGCGGCCGTCCTGGCCGGGGTCGGGCACGACATCGCGACCGCCGTCGCCGGCGCCCGGCACGCCCGCGAGCACGGCGCGCAGATGGTGATGGTCCATCAGCCCGTGCATCCGTACGTGTCGCAGGCGGGCTGGGTCGACTACCACCGGGCCGTCGCCGCGGCCGTCCCCGAGCTCGGTGTCGTCCCGTACATCCGCAACCCCCAGCTCCCCGGCGCCCGGCTCGCCGAACTCGCGGACGCCTGCCCCAACGTGATCGGTGTCAAGTACGCCGTCCCGGACGCCGCCAAGTTCGCCGCCTTCGCCCGGGACGCGGGGCTCGACCGGTTCGTCTGGGTCGCCGGGCTCGCCGAGCCCTACGCACCCTCCTACTTCTCGGCCGGCGCCACCGGCTTCACCTCCGGCCTCGTGAACGTCGCGCCGGCCGTTTCGCTGACCATGATCGAAGCGCTTCGATCCGGTGACTACCCGGCCGCCATGAAGGTCTGGGAACGGATCCGCCGGTTCGAGGAACTCCGGGCCGCGGACGGCTCAGCCGACAACGTCACCGTCGTCAAGGAGGCCCTGGCCGCCCTCGGCCTCTGCCGCCGCGACGTCCGCCCGCCCAGCAGGCAGCTGCCCGAGGAACGGCGCGCGGAGGTAGCCGCCATAGCCGCCGGGTGGTCGCTGTGA
- a CDS encoding DeoR/GlpR family DNA-binding transcription regulator, with product MSTQTAEERQREIVRAARATGSVDVTALADALGVAKETIRRDLRALEDHGLVRRTHGGAYPVESAGFETTLAFRSTSHVPEKRRIASAAAELLGDAETVFVDEGFTPQLIAEALPTDRPLTVVTASLPVAGALAEAENMSVLLLGGRVRAGTLATVDHWTTKMLAGFVLDLAYIGANGISREHGLTTPDPAVGEVKAQAVRAARRTVFAGVHTKFGAVSFCRFAEVGALESIVTSTLLPTAEAHRYSLLGPQVIRV from the coding sequence ATGAGCACGCAGACGGCGGAGGAACGCCAGCGCGAGATCGTGCGGGCCGCGCGCGCCACGGGCTCCGTCGACGTCACCGCGCTCGCCGACGCCCTGGGCGTGGCCAAGGAGACCATCCGGCGCGACCTGCGCGCCCTGGAGGACCACGGCCTGGTGCGCCGTACCCACGGGGGCGCGTATCCCGTCGAGAGCGCCGGTTTCGAGACCACGCTCGCCTTCCGGTCGACCAGCCACGTGCCGGAGAAGCGGCGGATCGCGTCGGCCGCCGCCGAGTTGCTGGGCGACGCCGAGACCGTCTTCGTCGACGAGGGCTTCACCCCCCAGCTCATCGCCGAGGCACTGCCGACGGACCGGCCGCTGACCGTGGTGACGGCGTCGCTGCCGGTCGCGGGCGCGCTGGCCGAGGCGGAGAACATGTCGGTCCTGCTGCTGGGCGGCCGGGTCCGGGCCGGCACGCTGGCCACCGTCGACCACTGGACGACGAAGATGCTCGCCGGTTTCGTCCTCGATCTCGCCTACATCGGTGCCAACGGCATCTCGCGCGAGCACGGGCTGACCACCCCGGACCCCGCCGTCGGCGAGGTCAAGGCGCAGGCCGTCCGGGCCGCGCGCCGGACGGTCTTCGCGGGCGTGCACACCAAGTTCGGAGCCGTCAGTTTCTGCCGCTTCGCCGAGGTCGGCGCCCTGGAGTCGATCGTGACGAGCACCCTGCTGCCCACGGCCGAGGCCCACCGCTACTCCCTGCTGGGCCCGCAGGTCATCCGGGTCTGA
- a CDS encoding carbohydrate ABC transporter permease, giving the protein MSTLTLRVRQRRGLGIGLVAWLVGIVFFFPIAWMALTSFHSEADAATNPPSFGAALTLDGYREFFGAGGGASPWPALVNSAVAAIVSTLLVLVLAFPAAYALSIRRVKKWTDVLFFFLSTKMLPVVAGLLPIYLFAKNTGMLDNIWFLVILYTSMNLPIAVWMMQSFLAEVPVAVIEAAQIDGARLPTILARVVAPIALPGIAATSLICFIFSWNELLFARVLTGVVAETAPVFLTGFITSQGLFLAKVCAASLVVSLPVLAAGFAAQDKLVQGLSLGAVK; this is encoded by the coding sequence ATGAGCACCCTCACCCTTCGCGTACGACAGCGCCGGGGCCTCGGCATCGGCCTGGTGGCCTGGCTGGTCGGCATCGTCTTCTTCTTCCCCATCGCCTGGATGGCGCTGACGTCCTTCCACTCCGAGGCAGACGCGGCGACCAACCCGCCCTCCTTCGGCGCCGCCCTCACCCTCGACGGCTACCGCGAGTTCTTCGGCGCGGGCGGCGGCGCGAGCCCCTGGCCGGCGCTGGTCAACTCGGCGGTCGCCGCCATCGTCTCCACCCTCCTCGTCCTCGTGCTGGCCTTCCCGGCGGCGTACGCGCTGTCGATCCGGCGGGTGAAGAAGTGGACCGACGTCCTGTTCTTCTTCCTCTCCACCAAGATGCTGCCGGTGGTGGCAGGCCTGCTGCCGATCTACCTCTTCGCGAAGAACACCGGGATGCTGGACAACATCTGGTTCCTGGTCATCCTCTACACCTCCATGAACCTGCCGATCGCGGTGTGGATGATGCAGTCCTTCCTCGCCGAGGTCCCGGTCGCGGTGATCGAGGCGGCGCAGATCGACGGCGCCCGCCTGCCGACGATCCTCGCGCGCGTGGTCGCCCCGATCGCCCTGCCCGGCATCGCCGCCACCTCGCTGATCTGCTTCATCTTCAGCTGGAACGAACTTCTCTTCGCCCGAGTCCTGACGGGCGTGGTCGCCGAGACCGCCCCCGTCTTCCTGACCGGCTTCATCACCAGCCAGGGCCTGTTCCTGGCCAAGGTGTGCGCCGCGTCGCTCGTCGTCTCCCTGCCGGTGCTCGCCGCGGGGTTCGCCGCCCAGGACAAGCTGGTCCAGGGCCTGTCGTTGGGAGCCGTGAAATGA
- a CDS encoding TIGR03086 family metal-binding protein, producing MTGTTMIDLGPQTRIVAELAERVTDGQLALTTPCPDYAVRHLLGHVAGLSVAFRDAARKELGATTDHRPGAALPVLGPDWRQELPKALDALAEAWRDPSAWDGMTRAGGIDLPGGVAAVVATDELVIHGWDLARATGQEYVPDPTALEAAYGFLRLAADGDRGPFGPRVPVPEGARLLDRAVGLSGRDPEWRP from the coding sequence ATGACTGGCACGACCATGATCGACCTCGGCCCGCAGACGAGGATCGTGGCGGAGCTCGCGGAGCGGGTGACGGACGGGCAGCTCGCGCTGACGACGCCCTGTCCTGACTACGCCGTCCGCCACCTGCTGGGGCATGTGGCGGGCCTGTCCGTGGCCTTCCGGGACGCGGCCCGCAAGGAGCTGGGGGCGACCACCGACCACCGCCCGGGCGCGGCGCTGCCCGTCCTCGGACCGGACTGGCGGCAGGAGCTGCCCAAGGCACTGGACGCGCTGGCGGAGGCCTGGCGGGACCCGTCCGCCTGGGACGGCATGACGCGCGCGGGCGGGATCGACCTGCCCGGCGGGGTGGCGGCCGTGGTCGCCACCGACGAACTGGTGATCCATGGCTGGGACCTGGCCCGCGCGACCGGCCAGGAGTACGTCCCCGATCCCACGGCCCTGGAGGCGGCGTACGGCTTCCTGCGGCTGGCGGCGGACGGCGACCGCGGCCCGTTCGGTCCCCGCGTGCCGGTGCCGGAGGGCGCGCGGTTGCTGGACCGGGCGGTGGGGCTGAGCGGGCGGGACCCGGAGTGGAGGCCGTAA
- a CDS encoding sugar ABC transporter substrate-binding protein gives MRTPSRRRPRVTLAMAAAGTLLAPLLSGCWVGAGGSGSGGDSINVLMVNNPQMTELQKLAPRFTQETGIKVNFTVLPENDVRDKISQDFANQAGQYDVATLSNYEIPIYARNGWLHEMDPYVAKDPGFDQQDILQPMRESLTADDGKLYGEPFYGESSFLMYRKDVFAAKGLTMPAHPTWQQVADLAAKADGARSGMRGICLRGLPGWGELMAPLTTVVNTFGGTWFDKDWKAQLTGSGFEKATKFYVDLVRRHGESGAPQSGFAECLNNMTQGKVAMWYDATSAAGLLEANGSPVKGKLGYVPAPVEQTKSSGWLYTWAWGIQKASRNPDKAWKFVSWASSKEYEELVGRSGGQTGGWSNVPAGKRASTYTNPDYVKSAAAFQEMTKEAIESARPNDPGVQPRPAPGIQFVDIPEFTDLGTKVSQEISSAIAGRQSVDSALKKSQQLAEKISKEYEGR, from the coding sequence ATGCGAACCCCGAGCCGACGGAGGCCGCGAGTCACCCTCGCCATGGCCGCCGCAGGGACGCTGCTCGCCCCGCTGCTCTCCGGCTGCTGGGTCGGTGCGGGCGGGTCCGGTTCCGGCGGCGACTCGATCAACGTGCTGATGGTCAACAACCCCCAGATGACGGAACTCCAGAAGCTCGCCCCGCGCTTCACCCAGGAGACCGGCATCAAGGTCAACTTCACCGTCCTGCCCGAGAACGACGTCCGGGACAAGATCAGCCAGGACTTCGCCAACCAGGCCGGCCAGTACGACGTGGCCACCCTGTCCAACTACGAGATCCCGATCTACGCCCGCAACGGCTGGCTGCACGAGATGGACCCGTACGTCGCGAAGGACCCGGGCTTCGACCAGCAGGACATCCTGCAGCCGATGCGCGAGTCCCTGACCGCCGACGACGGCAAGCTCTACGGCGAGCCCTTCTACGGCGAGTCGTCGTTCCTGATGTACCGCAAGGACGTGTTCGCGGCGAAGGGCCTGACGATGCCCGCCCACCCCACCTGGCAGCAGGTCGCCGACCTCGCCGCCAAGGCGGACGGCGCCCGGTCCGGCATGCGCGGCATCTGCCTGCGCGGCCTGCCCGGCTGGGGCGAGCTGATGGCGCCGCTGACCACGGTGGTGAACACCTTCGGCGGCACCTGGTTCGACAAGGACTGGAAGGCGCAGCTGACCGGGTCCGGCTTCGAGAAGGCGACGAAGTTCTATGTCGACCTGGTCCGCAGGCACGGCGAGTCCGGCGCCCCGCAGTCCGGCTTCGCCGAGTGCCTCAACAACATGACCCAGGGCAAGGTCGCCATGTGGTACGACGCCACCAGCGCGGCCGGCCTCCTGGAGGCGAACGGCTCCCCGGTCAAGGGCAAGCTCGGCTACGTCCCCGCGCCCGTGGAGCAGACCAAGTCCTCCGGCTGGCTCTACACCTGGGCCTGGGGCATCCAGAAGGCCTCCCGCAACCCCGACAAGGCCTGGAAGTTCGTCTCCTGGGCGTCCAGCAAGGAGTACGAGGAGCTGGTCGGCCGGAGCGGCGGCCAGACCGGCGGCTGGTCCAACGTCCCGGCGGGCAAGCGCGCGTCGACGTACACGAACCCGGACTACGTGAAGTCGGCCGCCGCCTTCCAGGAGATGACCAAGGAGGCCATCGAGAGCGCCCGCCCGAACGACCCCGGCGTCCAGCCGCGGCCCGCGCCCGGCATCCAGTTCGTCGACATCCCCGAGTTCACCGATCTCGGCACCAAGGTCTCCCAGGAGATCAGTTCGGCCATCGCCGGACGGCAGTCCGTCGACTCGGCCCTCAAGAAGTCCCAGCAGCTCGCCGAGAAGATCTCCAAGGAGTACGAGGGACGATGA